TTGGTAAGATTATTGCCACAAATTTCGGCCAGCTTCTCCCATGCAACTATGGGAATAAAATCAGTAGCCTCTTTTTGCCCTTGACCGCCGATAAACCGATTGACAGCAAGACTAAATGAGGCAACCGCCTTACCGCTTTGTGTATACCGGACTTCCGGATCTTGGGCGAGACGACCGACCAATATAACCTTATTCATGGTAAATCCCCCCTGGCCTCTATTCGTCTTCTTTAATAATCATATGCTTTAGAATTTCATCAGTAATCTTCATTACACGGTCAAGCTCAGCAACTACTGCAGGCTCGCCGGTAAAATAGAAGATCGTGTAGAAACCTTCAGCGAAGTCTTCGATTTCATATGCCAGGCGTTTTTTGCCCCAGCGATCAATCTTCTCAATGTTGCCGCCGTTATTTTGAATGAGGTTTTCAAATTTGGAAATTACCGCATTTATTGCCTCCTCTTCAGCCGGCTTAACAATGAACATGACTTCGTATTTTCTCACGAAAACACCTCCTCCTATGGACTAATGGCTCCCTCATGGGGAGCAGGAAGGGTTCAAAATTAAATTTGAAACCTAAATATGTCCTTGACCAATATATTATAGCACTGCTTATGAAAATAATGCAAGGAAATCGAAAAAATAAGAAAAACCGCTAGCGCGGTCCTTTTAGTTCCTCACATCTGATATCCGATACTCAAACCCATGAACTCCTTTGTAATAGCGAGGGTACATGGCGGCTCCACAAGCTTCACAAGCGAACTGC
This is a stretch of genomic DNA from Veillonellaceae bacterium. It encodes these proteins:
- a CDS encoding 30S ribosomal protein S6 yields the protein MRKYEVMFIVKPAEEEAINAVISKFENLIQNNGGNIEKIDRWGKKRLAYEIEDFAEGFYTIFYFTGEPAVVAELDRVMKITDEILKHMIIKEDE